In one window of Chiloscyllium punctatum isolate Juve2018m chromosome 11, sChiPun1.3, whole genome shotgun sequence DNA:
- the gpr75 gene encoding probable G-protein coupled receptor 75: protein MNLTLSSLDQDFPNAINTSSVSFAVNTTMAHLQELIHTTTLVTCTLLLVLVFCLGTYGNLIVFLSFFDPAFRKFRTNFDFMVLNLSFCDLFICCVTTPMFAFILIFDSDSSVSEAFCFTFHLTSAGFVIMSLKSVAVIALHRLRMVLGHQPNTTAYLPCSLILSISLWTVSFTLATLATMRTYPERSKVCVPLFGCIKEDDKIILYLYVIDFTFCAGTVAVSYMMIAYALNKNARVRKCAVIKVDTSRPKALMSTGIDDLQPGMQHLYRIQNYNELQRVQMHAYGKTLTHVQSAAKRLQLVSSMNLSGAKDSKAVVTCVVIVLSVFICCLPLGISLMQDVLTPGSSFILNQLKLCGFTLIFLKSGLNPFIYSRNSAGLRKRILWYTQHVTLGCMRCKHKTRLQAVGKGSLDMNRNKSSHHETNSACMLSSKPQRRLVDQACGPSHSRDSVLSPNLSIGQQHYERHNSTPINTWTEPYYSIYNSSPSQEVSSTPNSLQPVNSTCEFANSHIAIHHLMAKIPDFVQEDDTSTKQIPVPSI from the coding sequence ATGAATTTGACCTTGTCTTCACTAGACCAGGATTTTCCAAATGCCATCAACACCTCATCTGTGTCGTTTGCTGTGAACACAACAATGGCACATCTCCAGGAGCTCATTCACACCACTACTCTTGTCACATGCACACTGCTGTTGGTCCTTGTATTCTGTTTGGGAACGTACGGCAACCTGATTGTCTTCTTGTCATTCTTTGATCCAGCATTTAGGAAATTCCGGACTAACTTTGACTTTATGGTCCTAAACCTTTCCTTTTGTGACCTATTCATCTGTTGTGTTACAACACCCATGTTTGCTTTCATTTTAATTTTTGATTCAGACAGCAGCGTCTCTGAAGCTTTCTGCTTCACTTTTCACCTCACTAGTGCTGGATTTGTAATAATGTCCCTCAAATCTGTGGCAGTAATAGCACTCCATCGCCTGCGGATGGTGTTGGGCCATCAACCCAACACAACAGCTTATTTACCCTGTTCACTTATTCTAAGCATCAGTCTGTGGACAGTAAGTTTTACTCTGGCTACCCTGGCTACCATGAGGACATATCCAGAGAGATCCAAAGTATGTGTTCCCCTCTTTGGATGCATTAAGGAAGATGATAAAATCATATTATATCTATATGTTATTGATTTTACATTTTGTGCAGGCACTGTGGCAGTTTCCTATATGATGATAGCCTATGCACTGAACAAGAATGCACGAGTGAGGAAATGTGCTGTCATTAAGGTTGATACATCAAGACCTAAGGCTCTCATGAGCACAGGGATTGATGATCTACAGCCTGGTATGCAGCACCTTTACCGAATTCAGAATTACAACGAACTCCAGCGTGTGCAAATGCATGCCTATGGCAAAACTCTGACCCATGTCCAAAGTGCTGCAAAGAGGTTGCAACTTGTATCTTCAATGAACCTTTCTGGGGCAAAAGATTCAAAGGCTGTGGTGACATGTGTTGTTATTGTACTCTCAGTATTCATTTGCTGCCTACCTTTGGGCATCTCCCTCATGCAAGATGTTTTGACACCAGGGAGCAGTTTTATTTTAAATCAGCTGAAACTGTGTGGGTTCacattaatatttttaaaatcaggacTAAATCCATTTATATACTCACGCAACAGTGCTGGACTCAGGAAAAGAATTCTTTGGTATACACAGCATGTGACCCTGGGCTGCATGCGTTGCAAGCATAAGACTCGGTTACAAGCAGTGGGCAAAGGGAGCCTGGATATGAACAGAAATAAATCATCTCATCATGAAACAAATTCAGCTTGCATGTTGTCATCGAAGCCACAGAGAAGGTTGGTGGACCAGGCTTGTGGCCCCAGTCACTCAAGAGACAGTGTATTAAGTCCCAATTTGTCAATTGGCCAGCAGCATTATGAACGGCATAACTCAACGCCTATCAACACATGGACTGAGCCTTACTATAGCATTTATAACAGCAGTCCTTCCCAGGAAGTGAGCAGCACCCCAAACAGTTTGCAGCCGGTAAACTCTACCTGTGAATTTGCAAATTCACACATTGCCATTCATCACCTTATGGCAAAAATACCAGATTTTGTGCAGGAGGATGATACTTCCACAAAGCAAATACCAGTCCCATCAATTTAG